A genomic region of Papaver somniferum cultivar HN1 chromosome 7, ASM357369v1, whole genome shotgun sequence contains the following coding sequences:
- the LOC113298931 gene encoding thaumatin-like protein 1b isoform X2 gives MLNPSMSIYSREGTPQLPTTGFELGSGVSVRIPSTPGWSGRIWARTGCTFDQTGLGVCQTGDCGGRLECSGAGATPPASLFEITMGKGDDKDFYDVSIVDGYNLPLIATPQTDIGGCNATGCVYDLNLGCPKELQVVQRLNEAGVIGCKSACEAFGLDQYCCAGEFANPNTCRPSVYSTIFKRACPRAYSYAFDDGTSTFTCKAIEYNITFCPTQIGVGRQDDGVNSEPIRDNSYGEVVAVVPSSSNNLAFPKSVILLLILTFF, from the exons ATGCTAAACCCAAGTATGTCAATATACAGCAGAGAAG GAACACCACAACTGCCGACTACCGGATTTGAACTAGGTTCCGGCGTAAGTGTCAGGATCCCCTCAACTCCAGGATGGTCAGGTAGGATTTGGGCAAGAACAGGTTGTACATTTGATCAGACAGGACTTGGTGTCTGTCAGACGGGAGATTGCGGTGGAAGGCTAGAGTGCAGCGGAGCTGGTGCAACACCTCCTGCATCCCTTTTTGAGATAACTATGGGAAAGGGAGACGACAAAGATTTCTATGATGTTAGCATTGTAGATGGATATAATCTGCCTCTCATTGCAACACCTCAGACAGACATAGGTGGATGCAATGCAACTGGTTGTGTTTATGATCTGAATCTAG GTTGCCCGAAAGAGCTGCAGGTAGTGCAGCGTCTGAATGAGGCTGGTGTTATTGGTTGTAAGAGTGCATGTGAGGCATTTGGATTAGATCAGTACTGCTGTGCGGGCGAGTTTGCAAACCCAAACACTTGCAGACCCTCTGTATACTCCACAATCTTCAAAAGGGCTTGTCCCAGGGCATACAGCTATGCTTTTGATGACGGCACCAGTACTTTCACTTGCAAAGCAATCGAATATAACATCACTTTCTGCCCTACACAAATCGG AGTGGGGAGGCAAGATGATGGAGTCAATTCTGAGCCAATACGTGACAACAGTTACGGAGAGGTTGTGGCAGTGGTTCCATCCTCTTCGAACAATCTAGCATTCCCGAAGTCGGTTATTCTTCTACTCATCCTTACATTTTTCTAG
- the LOC113298931 gene encoding thaumatin-like protein 1 isoform X1, with amino-acid sequence MKTVVPFRFFLSILVVLLLPHSYSCTFTITNNCPYTIWPGTLAGAGTPQLPTTGFELGSGVSVRIPSTPGWSGRIWARTGCTFDQTGLGVCQTGDCGGRLECSGAGATPPASLFEITMGKGDDKDFYDVSIVDGYNLPLIATPQTDIGGCNATGCVYDLNLGCPKELQVVQRLNEAGVIGCKSACEAFGLDQYCCAGEFANPNTCRPSVYSTIFKRACPRAYSYAFDDGTSTFTCKAIEYNITFCPTQIGVGRQDDGVNSEPIRDNSYGEVVAVVPSSSNNLAFPKSVILLLILTFF; translated from the exons ATGAAAACCGTTGTACCCTTTCGATTCTTTCTCTCCATTCTTGTTGTTCTCCTCCTTCCTCACTCGTATTCTTGTACATTCACCATAACAAACAACTGTCCTTATACAATTTGGCCTGGTACACTGGCTGGTGCAGGAACACCACAACTGCCGACTACCGGATTTGAACTAGGTTCCGGCGTAAGTGTCAGGATCCCCTCAACTCCAGGATGGTCAGGTAGGATTTGGGCAAGAACAGGTTGTACATTTGATCAGACAGGACTTGGTGTCTGTCAGACGGGAGATTGCGGTGGAAGGCTAGAGTGCAGCGGAGCTGGTGCAACACCTCCTGCATCCCTTTTTGAGATAACTATGGGAAAGGGAGACGACAAAGATTTCTATGATGTTAGCATTGTAGATGGATATAATCTGCCTCTCATTGCAACACCTCAGACAGACATAGGTGGATGCAATGCAACTGGTTGTGTTTATGATCTGAATCTAG GTTGCCCGAAAGAGCTGCAGGTAGTGCAGCGTCTGAATGAGGCTGGTGTTATTGGTTGTAAGAGTGCATGTGAGGCATTTGGATTAGATCAGTACTGCTGTGCGGGCGAGTTTGCAAACCCAAACACTTGCAGACCCTCTGTATACTCCACAATCTTCAAAAGGGCTTGTCCCAGGGCATACAGCTATGCTTTTGATGACGGCACCAGTACTTTCACTTGCAAAGCAATCGAATATAACATCACTTTCTGCCCTACACAAATCGG AGTGGGGAGGCAAGATGATGGAGTCAATTCTGAGCCAATACGTGACAACAGTTACGGAGAGGTTGTGGCAGTGGTTCCATCCTCTTCGAACAATCTAGCATTCCCGAAGTCGGTTATTCTTCTACTCATCCTTACATTTTTCTAG